GCAGGGACCGGAAACCCGGTACCCCAGGTTCTGCCCACTGCACCTTGCCCCAGACCGAGCCCAGGAGCTCAGAATCCTGAAAGGGCAGCCCCTGGGGCTGTGGGAACATGAGGAGCTGAGGCACTACCCTGCCAAGGGCTGCAGCTCCGGCCCCAAGCCCGCACTCCTTGCCACCCCTGCAATGCACACCCATGGAGGCAGACGCTCACGGGAACACACCCACACTGGCACGCGTGCAGACACGCACCCGCACACAGGCCAAATGTCCCCGTGCAGCCTTCCAACGTGGCAGGGACacggattcccacatgggatcaCAGAGCAGATGCTCCTTCCTCTGTGCCCTGGATTCCACCCTTGGCCCCATCTTGCCCCTTTCTCATTGCCAGCCACGGGCTCCCCTCGCCCCGGAACCCTCCACTTGTGCTGCAAATACAAGGACTCAGGTTTTCAGCCCTTCCTTTGACCCTGCCTCGCCCCTTTTCCTAACAAACCAGGCCCTGCCTCCCTGTCACGTCTCTGCGGTCctcacttgcccaagatcagcTCCAAGGACCCAGCAACCTACGCAGTGTCCAGTGCTGCTGAAAGAGGAGGCCTTAGTCTTCGAATGCTGGCACGGAGCACTCAAGACCAAGACCAGGTTACACTGGGGAAACTGTGGtccagggaggagaaggggctTGCCCCAAGGCCCTCAAGCATGATGCTAAAGCCACCATCTAGGCCTCCCAAGCCCCAGGCCCAGCAGACTTGCTCGCCACCATCGGCCTTTATTACACCCCTCTCCCggtcctcctcccacctccctgccgGCTCTTTGCCCACCAGCCACCCTGGCTTCCCTAACACTAGGCTCTGTGCTCCCTACCCTGGACCTTCCTCTGCCCTTTACCATGCACATGTGTCCTCCCTGTTCCTGGCTACACCTTGCCTTTTGGAGGCAGCCGGATGCCTCCCTCTGCCCCGATGCCCACAGGTGCTGCACACACAGCTGTGCCCAACTGAATAAAGGCGGACTCCTCGGCCGCAAACCCACTCCTCCACTTCTGCGCCCCTGCAGCTGCCCACGCTACAATTCCGGATGTCAACCTTGACCTCTCAAGACGCTGCCACATTTATTGCCACCTCCCACACCAGGAGCACAGTGCTGGCCCCTCCTCAGTGGTCCAACCATGGGCAGCTGTCCACAGACCAAAACCTGCTGTGAGGCTGAGCGCAACCCACCGCTAATGCCAACGTCGAGTTTTCTGTCTTTGTTACGCCTTCctgtttttgccatctgcagcaggAGCAGGCACCAAATGTTCAAGAAACATTTTGGGAGAAAAACGAAACTTGAGAATCTTCTAGCTGCTAACTTAATTTCCTTAGTGCGGAGGATGGGGAGCAGCTTTCTGAGGCCGAACATGAGCAGCCAACAGTGTCTAAGCTGTGACTCCTGCCCCTTTCCTTATCCACATCCCACTTATCCCTCCAACTAGAGTTCTAGAATGTTCTCAAGTTCTACCGTGGGTCACCACCACCTGCTTGTTCCCAGTGACTCTGTGCAGACAGCAGGTCTGAGGAGGCCAGAGGGATGGTGGGGCATCCACAGAAACCACACAGGCAGGGTGAGAGAGGGGCTGACATTTTCTCAGGAAAGGGGTGGTCAAAATTAGCACAGGCTTATGGGCAGGGCTGAGGCTGATTTCAGGGATGATAAGAGCAGCAATTCCCAATTATCTAGCACTTTCTACCCGTTCCACAAGAAACCAATGTTTTATGTcactcagtcctcacaacaactctataaaGAGGCTGCTCTGTtctccccactttacaaatgaggaaactgaggctcggagatattaaggctcagagagcctgaggctcagaggttttGTTCCAGATCTTACTGAAGCATCCAGACGTGCAGAACTCAGAGGCCCAGGCTCTCAGCCCGTTATGTCTGCCCCCGACCAATACAGCATCTGGCCTGAGCCACAGGCCCCTTCAAGGAAGACCGATCTTAACCAGTCACCCCAAAGTAAGGCCTAAAGCAAGTGTGAATACACCGAGAAGTGCACCCTCAGCGCATGGAGTCCAAGCCCACTTGAGTTCAGAGAAGCCGGGATTCCCTTGGCGCTGCCATGGGCACAAGCAGAGGTTAGACACGCACGGCATATCACTCCCAGCAACTTCGTACAAAGGAGCTGCTCTGGGGAGCTGCCTTCCTGGCTGTAGCCTGCGACTCAGACACGGTCTCAGGCCCGTGGGGGCaggcctcccaccccaccctacccctgTGCCCTGCCGCCCCTCACCTCCAGGGAGCCCAGCTTCATGGTGGAGCCGGGCACAGTGCGGGGCATGGTCCGGCTGCGCTCCCCAGGCTCGGGCACTTGGCGGGCGCTGGGGGTCGGCGGTGGTGGTTGGAAGGTCATCCCATAGGGGTTCTGTAAAGACCCATAGGCAGGGCCCAACCCCAGGCCCGAGTGGTCCACAGACAGGAAGCTGGGGTAGCCTTCAGGGTGGGCCAGTGCCTTGGCGGCCCGTCGGGGGGTGCCCTCAGGCCGGGCCCTCGGGGGATCCTCACCCCCTCCGCCCCCACTGCCAGGCTGCAGGCTCAGAGTTCGTCGGGGCAGCACCATGTAGTCCCCCTCGGAGCCTGGCTCAGCTGACCGTAGCCATGTGAGATCCAGCTGCCGCAGGCTGCCCTCCCCACACATGTACACGGGGTTGGCCTCCTGCGGGGGAGGCGGCTCCCCCAGGCCTGGCGGGGCTGCCATGGGCACCAGGATATTCCCAGGCAGAGGTGAGAAGCTGAGGCCACCTTCAGGACCCACAAGGCAGGACTTGGGCTCCTCGTCCTCATCCAGGGACAGGCGGGACAGTGTGCCCGTGATGGTGGACGGGTTGCAAGTGTTGACCTCCTTGAACAGAACTGGGGGCAGGAGTGAGAGGGAGGTTAAGTCCTGGGGAGGAGGAGCCCCAGATGCTTCTGTCCAGGCTGGGCAGGTACCAAGCCCCTGAGGTCagatggaggaggaaactgagtcctggAGAGATGGCTGGATGATTGATACTCGCTCCAGCACCAGAGGGGTTAAGAAGACAACTGGCCCAGAGGCCCGCAGCAAGGCAGGGCAAGGAATGAAGCCAAGGCCCAGCTTCCACAGGTCAGCCTCTGCTGCAGGTCCTGACCTCTGATCCCACAGCCCAGAGACTGTCACAAGGGTCttgctcctcccctctccctacGCAGTTCCCCCCCAGGAGACAAAACTGGAAAGCGATTCTGGTAAGAATCATGGAAACAACACAATACTGTTAACAGGCACCATGGGCCAAGCACCCTGCTAGGCACTTGATGTCCCCTAATCCATTTAAGGCTCAGAGTGGTAAGCCattggcccaaagtcacacagtaagtgtgCTCACAGCCTTCAATCCACTAAGGACTGTCTGACTCTAAAGCTAAATCCCATCACCAGACCCCTGTCAGGGCCTCCCACCATGGGGCTGGGGACCCTCCTTTCCTGCCCTTCCCGGGGGGCCATTCTCAGCTCTGCACAGGCAGACTCACCTGTCTGACAAGCCAGGTCCACATCCTTTTCAAAGTCTGACTATAGGCAGAGAGGGACAGAGCAGGTGGGCAGAGAATCAATGTATCAGGGTGGGTGCGGGGGGCTcagtcccctccctccccaccgaAAGCTTCTGCCCATGGCACACTGCCCAACAGAGCCCAGAAGGACCCCAGACATGTCCACTCCAGCCCCACCTGATAGGTGGGGAAAATGAACGAGGGAAAGACTTGCCCAATGTTACCCAGCAGTCAGTGGCTGAGCCTGAATTAAAACTGatctctgtcccctccctgccatGGATAGGAAAGGCGAGGGGACTGGGGCAAGGGAATTGGGGAGGGCACAGTCAGAACCCactgtgccctgcccaggcctCTTCACTCACCAGGATCTGCAGCTGCCCATTCTTACACGAGTCGGGGGAGTCTTCACTCTCATCGGCCCGGCACACGCCCATCTGGCACTTCACCACATCCTGGACCTGGGAGCAGCAGGTATCTGCTGTCCTGAGCCCGCCACAGGGCCCTTCCCACCCCAGGCACCCAGGCAGATGTGGAAGGACAGAAGCGCATTCAGCTAGGGGGAGGTCAGAGGGGAGAAGGAGCCCCGGAAGACCAAGAGGCGAAGGACGAGGCTGCCCAGGCTCTCAGCTCCACACCAAGGGCTGCCCAGCTGGGGGCCTGGGCAGGGCCTCAGTCCTCCTTGTCTGCAGTGAAGAGAAGTGAGAGGACTGGCCTGGTGAGGTGTGTGCGCAAGGATAGGAGAAGCCGAGCCCCACCTCTCGGCGCAGGAAGCAGTGCACAGCCGTGATGACAAAGCCTTGCGCAGAGTTGAAGACGGCGAAGAGGGCCTGGAAGAGGATGGAGCGGCGGTCTGTCATGGCCAGGACAGCAGACATCCAGGTGAGCGCCAGCAGAGGCAGCACCACACAGGAGCTCCAGAGGGAGGCCCTGAAGACAGCAGCACAGCGTCCCTCAGGGTGACACTCCAGGAGACAGAGTGGGCTGAGCCCAGGCCTGCACTCAGCCTTAAGCTGCCCAAGACTGGCAGGGCCCCAGACTCCAAGACCTCAGTAATGGTCCCAAGCAGAGAGGGGCTGAGGAACCGAaggcagagaaacagagaaagaaaggggagaactGTGGGGCCAGAGCAGGGACCAGGAGAGATGGGAGGGGCAGGCACCCTGACACAGTGGGACTGAGCCAgagccagaggcagaggcagcATCAGGGGGCAGAGCCAGAGAAGGTGGAAAGAGACAGTGGGAGAAAAGACAAGAAGGGAGACAGATGCAGAGGCTGTGACTTTCAGCCTATTCACAGAGAATCACAGGCCTGGGCCACATCCCCagagatttggggagaggaggagaggaagagggacaaAGAGATGACAGGCACAGTGAGAGAGAGGATGAGACaggcagagacacacagacaggaAGAGCACATGGAGGACGCCACAGAGCACAAATCTTTGGGGAGAAAATGGGGGCCAGGGCCGGCGCAGCAGAGGCTCATCCCCGTCAGTTCCCCAAGGAGAGGCCACCAGGCCCTCAGTGGCTGCTCAGAGCCCGGAGCAGAAAGATCATAGCTGGCGCTGGGGGTAAAAGCCAAGATCAAGGCCAAACCCATACATCCCCTGACTTCTTGACagggaaaggcagagggaaaaagGCAGATGGGCCTTGCATCCAGGCACCAGTGTCAACCTGCCCTCACTGGCTCTAGCCCACCTGGGGACAGGAGGGCAGTCTTGCCCTATTGGGCCAGGTGCCACACCCAACCCATCCTGCTTCATGAACACCCCCGGTGGGACAGTCAGCTCTGGCCAAGGCAGAAAGACGGGCAAGGGGCCAAGACCCATCCTAGGAAGAGCGCGTGGGGGTTGTTCAGCCTAGCCAGGGGCAGGCACAGCGGTCTCCACAGCCCCCAGGGGCAGAGCCAAGACTGAGAGAGGGCCTAAATGGAGTCATAAGAGCTACCATTGATTAACCACCAATTCTCTGCCAGGCCCTACACTGAACACTTTACACACATTAGTTCACATTGTGATCAAAACAACTCCAATAAACAGGCATGGGaattattatcccaatttacaGACCAGGAAGCTGGAGTGTGCCCAGCTGGGCAGAGAGAGACCAAGCTGGAATGCAAACCCAGCTTGGCTGCCTCTGAAACCCAAGCTTTTAACTACTAGTTCTGACAGAAAGTCAGAGAGGCAGATGGCAGCCCAAGTGACAGCAAGCTTTCTATTCCACGCAGCTTCCCAGACATGGTGTCAGCTGCCTCATAAGGCAGTGAGCTCCCTGACTCTGGAGGTGTGTAAAATAAAGCTGGACCCCGCTGGTCAGGCAGGCTGAGATGGATTTCCGGCCCTGGGTGGGATGCTGGGCCTAAAGTCCTGGTGGATTTGTGCATGGCTGGGATCTTGAGATTCTCAGCTGCCGAAGACAGGGGTGTCTCAGTGACATAAGTCTCTATCTCCAAGATTCTCTGTTCCCCAACTGGTTGAGATTCAATGCCTGTGAAATTCTAACTCTCAGATTCTATGACAGGTGATAAGACTATGATTCACATTCTAACATTCTGAGCTTCTGATTGTCTTAGTCCAAGATTCTATCATTCTAATTCTAAGGTTCTATGGGCTCAAAAATTCTAAGGCCCTGAGATTCTATGAACCTCACTATAGGTTGGGGTGTAAGGAGGGGTTTTCAGCTGTGCCTAGATAAAATGTAAGCCAGCAgtgagggcaggggtgggaggaaggggtgggCACAGGAATCTAGCATTTTCCAGGAAGCAGACATTTACTCCCAATGCCCTCTGCCACCTCAATGCCAAGCCCTTGAGAGTATGTGGCAGCAGCAGGGCAAGCTTTCCAGGGCACTAGACTGATTCCCTCCTCCACCCACCAAAGGCACTACCCCCCATTCTTTTGCCCCCGCCCACCCCACCGCcccccccagggggcacaacTAACATGGCGTTCCTGGCCGAGGCTGAGCTGAGCAGGGGGCTGGGGACCACTCCACACGCTGAGCAGGGGAGGAGCAGGCTGGCCCAGGGGCACCGCTCCGACCTCGGGTGTGGCACAGACACGGGAGAAGGGGGGAAACACATGGGAAGTGGGAGACGGGGCAGCATGAGCCccgagtggggtgggagggggagggcaggtgagagagagagaggtgggttAGGGTGGGCGAGGGGCTGCAGCTGAGCCCTGAGTGCCCATCTTGCCTGCACCCTTGATGCACCAAGGTCAGGGAGCTCCAGTCAGTCGCAGCGTAGAGCCCTGAATCTCTGAGAGCAGCCGTAGCCCTCCCTCCCTATACCATTTCCCACAAGGCCAAGTCACAGAGAACCCCCTTACCCGGCCCTCTGTTTCTTGGATTTGTCTGAGATGCCGTCGCGTGCCATGAGCTTGTTGAAGACGATGATTCCAATGAGCATATTCACCTGAGGGCCCAGcagaggagggggcgggggagggagacAGGATCACCAGGTGCCCTCCTGGCAGGAAAGCCCCAGGTGGGAGCTGGAGGACAGGGAGGAGTAGACCCCCCCGGGCCACACCCCTCCCAGGACAAGTGCACATACCAAGACGATGACAGCCGCAGGGCCCACAAAGGCATAGAGCAGGCCACCCTCCAGGGAGAGCCAGCAGCTGGGGGATGGGGCGAGAAGGGGCATCAGACACCCTCAAACACCATCTCTCAGGGCCCTCTGGGCTGCCAGGCCCCATCGGCAATGGGGCTGAGCCCCAGGCAGGGGTAGGGGGAGCCACTGGCTCTtgttgagcctcagtttcccgtGTATCAAAAGCTAAGACCTTCAGCCCCATGGGGATCCAACAAGGCTGATCCCTGAGCTAAAGGGTTCTTAGAGATTATCCAATCCCAGCACATACTTTAAcagtcagggaaactgaggctctgagatggGGAAGGATTTGCCCAAAGCCCCACGGCAGGCTTGGGCCAAGCGTGCAGCCTGAGAGGGCCTGCGGCCCAGTGTGGGCACCAAGCAGTAACCACCCCCCGCCCACCACGGGAGGCCCACGTACTAGCTGGATGTACCATATCCTTTGGTGCGGGTAAAGCCGACAGACACGGCCACCACCAGAGCAGGCAGACCTAAGGGGTCAGGGGAAGCCCGAGTGAAACAGCTGTCAGTCTTCAGGGTCCTCTCATCCTCCCAGAACCCCACCCAGCGCAGCTGACTCCTGTGCCCACAAAGAGTGGCCAGGGCCGAAGCTGAACCTGTCTTGCTGCCCCTGCTCCCAAGGCCCATTGGCAGAGTCCAGCACAGGCCCTGCTCACCCCAGCCCAGGCAGAGGAAGCGCTTGCGAACAAGGCGGGTACGCATCCGTCCAATGACAGCCAGGTAAGACTGCCAAGCCTCAGTGAGCACCCAgcaaaaggaggagaggaagaagaagtgCAGGAAGGCAGCTGTCATGGTGCATACACCCTgtaaggagaggggaaaagagggagTGGCCCTGAGCAGCCGCCAGCGCGGGAGGCACCAGGCTTCCCACGCCCGCTGCTGGGCGCTGCCATGGCTGCCCACCCGAGCTCCGCCCTCCACAGAGCCCTGCCAGGCAACCCCCCGTCTTCCTGCACCCACACACAGCACGACACAGGCCCGGTGACATGCACACAGCGCTCAGCATCCGGGAGGCGGGCAGGCAGGCTACCCACGCACAGACGGGGTTGGCAGGGAGGGGGGCAGACACACGGCCCGGCGGGCCCCAGACCTGGCACTCACAGTGCTGGCACTGTGCAGAGAAGGCTGAGGGGCCATAAGGGGCAGCCAGCACAGGTCATCTATAGGCAGGTGGCCCAAGAGGCCTTGCTCAGGCTCCCACATGTCCACAGACATGAGAAGGCTCGGGCTCCACCAATGCCACCCGCCCAACACATGTGCACGCAGGCACTCAGCTCACGTACTCGTTCACAGAGGTACACAGGCATTCATCACTCGAGTACACACATCCCTCCTCTTCAATGCTTTCATGTATGCTCGCACATAATTttcccacacacactcacccaaCACACAGTTGGAGTGTATACAAACATCCATCACTTgcgtatatatacacaaacacacactgtcACCTGCAAACACTCTCCGCCCTCACCCCCTGCACCCCACTCTCACTCCCTGGCTCCCCCATGAGCCTGCACCTGCCTTGCTCAGCACCCGCGACTGGCCCACGAGGATCAGGATATTGGACGCCAGAATGGACAGGCAGAAATTGAGCAAGATGATGGAGCGTTCAGATTTTATAAACCTGAGAGGGCACAGCAGGCAGAGACAAAGGAGCTGGCTGCCCCGCCCAACCTGGGGTGACTGGTCACCTACCCCCCTCCATCTTCCCAGTGTCCCACCTACCTCCAGAAGGCAGCATAGATGGCAAGCAGGGTGAGCAGTGCCATGCAGGACACAGCACAGCCAATCACAAGGGGGACCGAGGGGGAGCCTGCCAGCTCCAGGGTCTGGGGGAGATGAGCAGACGTTCAGATGGGTCACTGGGAGAGGGCTGCTACCGCGGTGCCCTTGGCCTCCCCACTCCCTGTCTGGTACAGACTGGCACCTGCACCTTTATCACAGCCACACACAGACGAGGGCTCACCATTGCCTCACACGTGCTGGGAGCAGACCCATTCATACATGTGGAGGCATATGTATGCTCAGTCACCCACATTCTCGCACACACAACCAgacacacatgtgtgtacatgcacacgaCTGCCCACTGCCACACACCCTCAGGCACATGTCATCACTGTGAGCACCATCCCAGGGGCACAGATTTCCATGTGCAACCCCAGAAGTGCAGCTGCTCAGACACACGTGTGGGATCACCCAGGTCCCTGCTGACGGTCACAGATGGCCGCTGGCAGCCCAGGCATCtcttccctgcccaccccaggcACCTCCCACTCACCAGGTCCTTGGGTGGCTGGGCCAGCACAGCAAAGGTAGACAGATGCTGGCACTGGCAGCGGGTGTGTGCTGCCTGGGTCTCCAGCGTCTGGCAGCTCTCGGTGTCCCAGTCCCCTGAGCTGGCGTCTCTTGGGTGGGCGGAGAGGTAGAGTGAGCCCCAGCCCAGTTCTGTGGCCCCACCTCTAGCACTGACCACTGCCCAAGGACAGGTGAATCCAGAGCAAGGCCATGTCCAAGAGGTAGGCAGTTGGGAGCTCCAGGATGCATCCTTGAGCCCTTAGGCCAAGGATGGCACCGAGGAGCCCTCTGGCCTTCCAGGCAGGGGATCCCCTCCTGAGGAGAGGTCCTAGGGCTGCACTCTTCCCCACAGAGACCCTGCCCAACTCACGCTCTGGAGTAGTCCCAGCTGGCACAGTGGGGATCCGTGGTGCCCTGGGGAGTGGGGAACAGAACACCTGAGTGCAGTGTGGGTTGGGGAGCTCACCACCCTGACCACCACCCATCCTGCCATGGCAGGGCCCACACAGGTCTGGGGGTCATCCTGCCATGGAGCACACCTCCGCCCCCTCAGACAGCTCTGACCACCCATGTGGGGTGTGCCCAGGGTCCCTGCCCGGGCCCCCACTCACATTGATGATATAGGAGAGCTCCACTGTGATGAGGGGCTCAGCTGGCGGCTGTGTGGGGGGCCGCACAGTCACTGTCATCACCCGGGATGTGACGGCCAGGGGGGGCCTGGGGACAGGTTCTGAGGTCAGCTCCTGCCGGCGGGCGCCCAGACCCAGTCAGAAACCCCAAAGGTGCTTTGGATGGGAGGCAGGGGGAGACCGGGGGCCAAGTCCAGGGGAGGCCTAGAGCTCAGTGGGGCCCAGGATTTGGGTGAGGTCTAGAGCTCAGTCCAACACCCCCTGGACCACAGCAAAGCCTCTGGGAGCTGCATGGACATCTCTGAGAAGCATGTCTGTTCAGAGCCCGGCAAGGAGTCACAGAGGCTGCAGGAGGCTGCGGCTGCATCTCTCCGTGACCCGCGCAGGCTCAGTCCTCCTCTCACCGGGACCTCCCTACACCCTTGGCAGCCCCATCCGTCTCTCCCAGGGACTCACCTGGGGGGCGGCAGGATGAGGCCAAGGGTGCGGTAGAGCACAGCACCGATCACAAAGTAGGAGGAGGCGTCCTCGGGGTCTGCTGGGAGGAGGCGCTGGTGGGAGTAGCCCGGGCCAGGGCCCACCGTGCCGGGGCCCCTCCCCCTGCCGGGGCTGCTTGCTGCCCCCGAGGCAGCTGGCTTCCCTGGGGAGGAGAGGCTGAGCACCTCCTTGGGCAGGAAGAGGCGGTCCTCCGAGTGCCGTACCCAGTCCTTCATGCCCCGGCGGCCGCGCATGGGGAACGTGATGTCGCTGGACACAGCTGAGACGGGCTCGCGCTGAATGCTGATCACTGCAGCGGGATGGAGGACGGCAGCCCACACCAGGACAGGCAGACACAGGAGACAGACACAAGGAAGAGAGAGATGTGGGAGAGGCGGACACCAGGAAGGCAGAAGCGTACCCCCAGGTTAGCACCAACCCAGAGGCGGGCGGATGCGTACACAGAGAAACACCACACAGAGACGGAGCAGGggaaaaaacatggaaagatACAAACAAGAGGTTAAATGAGGGAAAGACGGGGCCTcgagaaagagagaggaatagAAGAAACCATCCCTCCCCCACCGAGGCCTGGGTTCCACCACATCAGGCACCCCTGCCGGCTTCCTGTACCCAGGTTGTCCGTGACGATCAAAGAGCTCTGGAAGGCCTTGAGAGCATCGCCCACCAAGTGAATAAAGTCCTCCACGACACGGAGCAGGTGCACAGAGCCAGGGGACACCTGGGGACAAAGAGTGTGTAAGGGTCCAAGATGGCGGTGGGtcatggaggaggaaactgagaagcCTGGCCTCCCACCTGCTGGGCATCATCCCACTTCTCCTTGTTCTCTGCATCCACCATGAAGCTCACCACCTGGAAGAAGCGCTGGGGAGATAGTGATTGTCAGGAGGTCCCAGCCCCAAGGACGGGGCTTCTCCACCACAGTCACACTTGCCACCCCAGAGACCAGGATTCCCCATTCAGTGTGGGGCTTCTGCACCCTCAGCCCTACTTCCTCCCACAAGGGCAGGGAGGTACCTGCACATCATCAGCCGAGGGCACATAGGTGGCCCTCTTGAAGGTATCAGTGACGTTCCTCAGAATGTCCACGGAGAAGAGCAAGTCCCCGCTATAGTAGGTGCGCCGGGCCAGCAGCTCCTGCAGGCTGCGCACCACTTGTGACATGCCCTCACCTGCCAGCATGCGCTGCCCCTTGGCCAGGTGCTCCCGAAGCTGCAGGTGACAGGTGGGCCACTGTCACAGGAGTGTCAGGAGCTGGGACCAGCCCCTGGCCCATCCCACTCCAGTCCACCCACTGCTTGCAtccaggaggaaagggagggaaaaaggcaGATAGAGGTGCTCAAGGGGAGACAGAGTCCAAGAAAGAGACCCA
The Rhinolophus ferrumequinum isolate MPI-CBG mRhiFer1 chromosome 9, mRhiFer1_v1.p, whole genome shotgun sequence genome window above contains:
- the ADGRB2 gene encoding adhesion G protein-coupled receptor B2 isoform X13 — protein: MTPACPLLLSVILSLHLATAFDPDPSACSALASGVLYGAFSLQDLFPTIASGCSWTLENPDPTKYSLYLRFNRQEEVCAHFAPRLLPLDHYLVNFTCLRPSLEEAVAQVESEVGRPEEEEAAAGLELCGGSGPFTFLHFDKNFVQLCLSAEPSEARRLLAPAALAFRFVEVLLINNNNSSQFTCGVLCRWSEECGRAAGRACGFAQPGCSCPGEAGTSPATTTPPGPPAAHTLSNALVPGGPAPPAEADLHSGSSNDLFTTEMRYGEEPEEEPKVKTQWPRSADEPGVYLAQTVHGVWEEWGSWSLCSRSCGRGSRSRMRTCVPPQHGGKACEGPELQTKLCSMAACPVEGQWLEWGPWGPCSTSCANGTQQRSRKCSVAGPAWATCTGALTDTRECSNLECPATDGKWGPWNSWSLCSKTCDTGWQRRFRMCQATGTQGYPCEGTGEEVKPCSEKRCPAFHEMCRDEYVMLMTWKKAAAGEIIYNKCPPNASGSASRRCLLSAQGVAYWGLPSFARCISHEYRYLYLSLREHLAKGQRMLAGEGMSQVVRSLQELLARRTYYSGDLLFSVDILRNVTDTFKRATYVPSADDVQRFFQVVSFMVDAENKEKWDDAQQVSPGSVHLLRVVEDFIHLVGDALKAFQSSLIVTDNLVISIQREPVSAVSSDITFPMRGRRGMKDWVRHSEDRLFLPKEVLSLSSPGKPAASGAASSPGRGRGPGTVGPGPGYSHQRLLPADPEDASSYFVIGAVLYRTLGLILPPPRPPLAVTSRVMTVTVRPPTQPPAEPLITVELSYIINGTTDPHCASWDYSRADASSGDWDTESCQTLETQAAHTRCQCQHLSTFAVLAQPPKDLTLELAGSPSVPLVIGCAVSCMALLTLLAIYAAFWRFIKSERSIILLNFCLSILASNILILVGQSRVLSKGVCTMTAAFLHFFFLSSFCWVLTEAWQSYLAVIGRMRTRLVRKRFLCLGWGLPALVVAVSVGFTRTKGYGTSSYCWLSLEGGLLYAFVGPAAVIVLVNMLIGIIVFNKLMARDGISDKSKKQRAGASLWSSCVVLPLLALTWMSAVLAMTDRRSILFQALFAVFNSAQGFVITAVHCFLRREVQDVVKCQMGVCRADESEDSPDSCKNGQLQILSDFEKDVDLACQTVLFKEVNTCNPSTITGTLSRLSLDEDEEPKSCLVGPEGGLSFSPLPGNILVPMAAPPGLGEPPPPQEANPVYMCGEGSLRQLDLTWLRSAEPGSEGDYMVLPRRTLSLQPGSGGGGGEDPPRARPEGTPRRAAKALAHPEGYPSFLSVDHSGLGLGPAYGSLQNPYGMTFQPPPPTPSARQVPEPGERSRTMPRTVPGSTMKLGSLERKKLRYSDLDFEKVMHTRKRHSELYHELNQKFHTFDRYRSQSTAKEKPSPGERPSLSQQRRHQSWSTFKSMTLGSLPPKPRERLALHRAAAWEPTEPPDGDFQTEV
- the ADGRB2 gene encoding adhesion G protein-coupled receptor B2 isoform X7, with translation MTPACPLLLSVILSLHLATAFDPDPSACSALASGVLYGAFSLQDLFPTIASGCSWTLENPDPTKYSLYLRFNRQEEVCAHFAPRLLPLDHYLVNFTCLRPSLEEAVAQVESEVGRPEEEEAAAGLELCGGSGPFTFLHFDKNFVQLCLSAEPSEARRLLAPAALAFRFVEVLLINNNNSSQFTCGVLCRWSEECGRAAGRACGFAQPGCSCPGEAGTSPATTTPPGPPAAHTLSNALVPGGPAPPAEADLHSGSSNDLFTTEMRYGEEPEEEPKVKTQWPRSADEPGVYLAQTGDPAAEEWSPWSVCSLTCGQGLQVRTRSCVSSPYGTLCSGPLRETRPCNNSATCPVHGVWEEWGSWSLCSRSCGRGSRSRMRTCVPPQHGGKACEGPELQTKLCSMAACPVEGQWLEWGPWGPCSTSCANGTQQRSRKCSVAGPAWATCTGALTDTRECSNLECPATDGKWGPWNSWSLCSKTCDTGWQRRFRMCQATGTQGYPCEGTGEEVKPCSEKRCPAFHEMCRDEYVMLMTWKKAAAGEIIYNKCPPNASGSASRRCLLSAQGVAYWGLPSFARCISHEYRYLYLSLREHLAKGQRMLAGEGMSQVVRSLQELLARRTYYSGDLLFSVDILRNVTDTFKRATYVPSADDVQRFFQVVSFMVDAENKEKWDDAQQVSPGSVHLLRVVEDFIHLVGDALKAFQSSLIVTDNLVISIQREPVSAVSSDITFPMRGRRGMKDWVRHSEDRLFLPKEVLSLSSPGKPAASGAASSPGRGRGPGTVGPGPGYSHQRLLPADPEDASSYFVIGAVLYRTLGLILPPPRPPLAVTSRVMTVTVRPPTQPPAEPLITVELSYIINGTTDPHCASWDYSRADASSGDWDTESCQTLETQAAHTRCQCQHLSTFAVLAQPPKDLTLELAGSPSVPLVIGCAVSCMALLTLLAIYAAFWRFIKSERSIILLNFCLSILASNILILVGQSRVLSKGVCTMTAAFLHFFFLSSFCWVLTEAWQSYLAVIGRMRTRLVRKRFLCLGWGLPALVVAVSVGFTRTKGYGTSSYCWLSLEGGLLYAFVGPAAVIVLVNMLIGIIVFNKLMARDGISDKSKKQRAGASLWSSCVVLPLLALTWMSAVLAMTDRRSILFQALFAVFNSAQGFVITAVHCFLRREVQDVVKCQMGVCRADESEDSPDSCKNGQLQILSDFEKDVDLACQTVLFKEVNTCNPSTITGTLSRLSLDEDEEPKSCLVGPEGGLSFSPLPGNILVPMAAPPGLGEPPPPQEANPVYMCGEGSLRQLDLTWLRSAEPGSEGDYMVLPRRTLSLQPGSGGGGGEDPPRARPEGTPRRAAKALAHPEGYPSFLSVDHSGLGLGPAYGSLQNPYGMTFQPPPPTPSARQVPEPGERSRTMPRTVPGSTMKLGSLERKKLRYSDLDFEKVMHTRKRHSELYHELNQKFHTFDRYRSQSTAKREKRWSVSSGGAAERSVSSEKPSPGERPSLSQQRRHQSWSTFKSMTLGSLPPKPRERLALHRAAAWEPTEPPDGDFQTEV